Genomic DNA from Brenneria izadpanahii:
GGCCACTTTACTTCGCCTATCCGCCGCTATCCGGATTTGGCTTTGCACCGCTCGATCAAGTATCTGCTGAGTTCCCGTAAAGAACGCTGGACGCCGACCGGCGGCTGGCACAGCGATATGAACGAGATGCTGCAACTGGGGATGCACTGTTCGATGACGGAACGCCGGGCCGATGAAGCGACCCGTGACGTGGCCGACTGGCTGAAATGCGACTTTATGCAGGATCACGTCGGTGAAGTGTTCACCGGGATTATCTCCAGCGTGACCGGTTTCGGGTTCTTTGTGCGTCTCAACGATCTGTTTATCGACGGGCTGGTGCATGTCTCCACGCTGGATAATGACTACTATCGTTACGATAATATCGGTCAACGTCTGATCGGCGAGTCGCGCGGTCAGGTTTATCGCCTGGGCGATGAAGTGGAAATTCGTGTTGAAGCCGTTCATATGGACGAACGTAATATCGATTTCGCGCTGGTTTCCAGCGCGCGCAAACCGCGCGGCGAGGGTAAGACGGCGCGCGAACGGGCGAAGAAAGCGGATAACCGGGAGGCCAAACCGGCTCGCCGCCGCCGTAACGCCGCTAAGCCGGCGGCGAATTTCGAACCGGATTCCTCCTTCCGTAAAGAGGGCGATCGTAAAGCCAAACCGGCCGCCGGCAAATCCAAGCCGAAAAAGAACGCTGATAAAGCCAAAAAGAACGCCGAGAAAACGCGTAAGATTGCGGCGGCCACCAAAGCCAAACGCGGGAAGAAGAAGCCGTCCGCCGAGTCATAATCTCTGCGCGGACGTTGACGCCCCGGACGATTTGGCATTAATGGCCCCTAAGCCGCCCCTTGCCAGAGGCGGCGGCGATTGATTAACGTTGCCAGGGCTGCTCTCTCTCCTGGCAAGGGGCGGGGTTAGCACCGGAAGGATTGTCATCAACCATTAACGGTCGGACGCCGGCCGTTTATGATTAATTTAAAGAGTATCAATGAGCGAAATTATTTACGGTATTCATGCGGTTAAAGCATTACTGGAACGGGATCCGCAGCGCTTTCTGGAGGTTTTTATCCTGAAGGGGCGTGACGATCGCCGCTTGCATCCGCTGATTACTGAACTGGAATCGGCGGGCATTGCGATTCAGATGGCCAACCGCCAGTGGCTGGACGGCAAAGTGGAAGGCGCCGTGCATCAGGGTATTGTCGCCATCGTGAAAGAAGGGCGTCAGTATCAGGAGAACGATCTGCCCGTTTTGCTGGACGGTTTGGAGCAGCCTTTTCTGCTGGTGTTGGATGGCATCACCGATCCGCATAATCTGGGCGCCTGTCTGCGCAGCGCCGATGCGGCCGGGGTGAATGCGGTGATTGTCCCGCGCGATCGTTCCGCGCAGCTTAATGCGACGGCGAAAAAGGTCGCCTGCGGCGCGGCGGAAAATGTTCCGCTGATCCGCGTGACCAATTTGGCGCGCACGTTGCGGCTGTTGCAGGAGCACCAGGTCTGGATCGTCGGTACGGCGGGCGAAGCCGATCACACGCTGTATCAAAGCAAACTGACCGGCCCGCTGGCGCTGGTGATGGGCGCTGAAGGCGAAGGCATGCGCCGCTTGACCCGAGAACATTGCGATGAATTAATCAGCATCCCGATGGCGGGCAGCGTATCTTCGCTGAACGTATCCGTCGCAACGGGGATCTGTCTGTTTGAAGCGGTGCGGCAGCGCAGCTGACGCATACAATTACGGTTATCAGCGCCCGCGCGATAGGCGGAATAACGGCAACCTAAAGGAAAGTTACGGCATGACGATGGTTAACGCTTTACTGGCTTTTGCTTCTTACTTTTTCATTGGTTTTGTCATGGTGTTGGCATTCCTGTTCATTTATACCCGCGTCACGCCGCATGACGAATGGACGCTGATCAAGGCGAATAATAGCGCGGCGGCGGTCGGCTTTGCCGGCGCGTTGATTGGCTATGTCATTCCGCTGGCCAGCGCGGCGGTGAATTCGGTCAGCCTGCTGGATTACATCACCTGGGGGATTGTGGCGCTGGCGATCCAACTGCTGATTTATGGCGCCGTGCGCCTTTATCTGCCGGGTCTTAGCCGCCATATTCAGAATAATGAGGTCGCATCGGGCGTTTTCCTGTGTACGGCTTCATTGGGCGGCGGGATTCTCAATGCGGCGTGCATGTCCTATTAATCGCCCCGGCTGGAAGTAATGCTTTGACCACGGGGTATAACATCACGGTTATTACCCCGTAAAGCATCAGCGGTACAACACCGCGCGAGAAATCCAGACGCCGGGAAATTTCCTTTTTTCCGTTTTCATCACGATCGTGTAGTAGCGCGCCCCTTTTTCATCCGCCTGCCGCTGAATGGCCCGGTCCGCATCATCCGGGCTGCCGTTTACGGTCACCGATGCCGTGCCGATTTTTGTCAACGTGGAAGTTTGCGCGTAGTTAATTAGCTGCGCGCGTTCCGTCGGCGGCGGCGGGGGAACCGGCGTGCCTTGCACCACGCTGCAAGCGCAGAGAACGAATGAAACCATCGCCGTCAGAAAAGCTTTCAGCATAGCCTTTGCCTCATAGATTTATTTCCGTTCAGTGTAGCGCGCTTTGCCCGTTGAAAGTAACGGCCGACCGCGGGTTAAAAGCTGTTGCAGGCGATCATCCGCTAAAGTAATATGCCGCCGTTTTCTCATTCTAACTCACTGATACTGCAAGGATGCCGCCATGAAACATGATGCTTTGACGCTTTGCAGGCTATTCCAGGATTAATTCCGCACGACCCATTTTGGCGCTTTAGCCCGGCTTTTGGCCTGCCTCATTATTTTTTTAAATTGATCGGCAGGATTGATCTATGGGCAATGCCTTTCGCTTCGAAACGCTCAAGGCCTCGGGGCCGGGCGGCCAGCACGTTAACAAAACCGAATCGGCGGTGCGCGCGATGCATATTGCCAGCGGCATTAGCGTTAAGGTGCAAAGCGAACGCAGTCAGCATGCCAATAAGTGCCTTGCCGGCTATTGAATCGCCTGGCATTTGAAACAACGGGAACAGCAAAACGAAGCCGATTTGCGTTCCCAGCGTCGCAGATCCCATATCCAAATTGAACGCGGGAACCCGATAAGGGTTTTTATCGGCGAACGATTTGAATCCTCGCGCTAGCGGGTTGCCAAGGGAGAGGTTGACTCTCCCTTTTTATATCGTCAATTCATCATCAAGCCGCTTGCCTTCCTTCGCTGACATCGCGTTTTTTGGGTTATCGCAGACTTTGCGCTAAGCCATTGCGAATTTGTTTTTAAAGCGAGCCGAGTTTTGGTGCTATGGTGTTTGATGTAAGAGTTGATATTCAAAAACAAGATGATAGGTAGAGAGCACATGGTTGAGATTTCACTGGATACCGTTAATGGTATTGACGTTTTGCATGCCGTTCCAGGCGGTAAAAAAGACCTTCCTTTGCCGACCATTTTTTTCTTTCATGGCTACCTCTCGTCAAAAGAAGTTTATTCCTATTTCGGCTATGCGCTGGCCGCCGCCGGTTTCCGGGTGATTTTACCCGACGCCGCTATGCACGGGGCGCGTTTTGACGGTGATGAGGCCCGGCGGCTGAGCCGGTTTTGGCAGGTGCTTCAATCGAATATCGATGAATTGCCTGACTATGTGGAGGATTGCCGGCGGCGCGGATGGATCGCCGATCGGCGCATCGGCGTATGCGGCGCATCGCTGGGCGGCATGAGCGCATTAGGATGCATGGCGCGCTATCCGTGGATTTCGGCCGTGGCGGCTTTTATGGGATCGGGCTATTTTTCAACCCTGTCCCATTCGCTGTATCCTCCGCTTCCTGCGCATCACGCAGATGCGGACATGGTGCGGCGGCAATTGTCCGAGACGCTTGCCGAATATGATGCCTCCTCGCGGTTGGCGTCTTTGGCCGATCGTCCTCTGCTGCTATGGCATGGCGATGCCGACGAGGTGGTGCCCGCCGAAGAGAGCGCCCGGTTGTATCGGGAACTGAAACGGCGGAAGCTGGACGGCAACCTGACGTATCTGACCGAAGCCGGGGTGACGCATCGCATCACGCCGACGGCGCTGCGGGCGGGGGGCGATTTTTTCAGCCGTTATCTGCCGGCCCCGAATTGGTAATCGGCCGCAATATCGCGCGGGTATCGATATATCTTCATCGCCAGGCGATATAAAACAGCGCGCCGGCGCATCCGCTATGCCGCGGTTCTGTCTTTTTATACCGCGCCTTGCGTTTCCTCACGCGGGACACTATACTTACGCGTCATTTTTTCAGCCGCACACATAACACGTTCCTTGCTTCCATGGGCCGCGGTTGACCCTGACAGGAGGCTGAATAATCCGTAAGGAGCAATTCGATGCGTCATTACGAAATCGTTTTTATGGTTCATCCTGACCAAAGCGAACAGGTTCCGGGCATGATCGAACGCTACACTGGTGCCATCACCGGTGCGGAAGGTACGATCCACCGTCTGGAAGACTGGGGCCGCCGTCAACTGGCTTACCCGATCAACAAACTGCACAAAGCGCACTACGTTCTGATGAACGTTGAAGCGCCGCAGGAAGTGATCGATGAGCTGGAAACAAACTTCCGCTTCAACGACGCCGTTATCCGCAGCATGATTATGCGCGTTAAACACGCGGTAACCGAAGCATCTCCGATGGTGAAAGCGAAAGACGAACGCCGTGAGCGTCGCGAAGATTTCGCAGAATCCAACGATGATGCAAATTCTGGGGATTCTGAAGAGTAATTGTTGTGGTGACGACCAATCGTCTGGCGTTGTCCGGCACGGTGTGCAAGACCCCCATTCGTAAAGTCAGTCCTTCGGGTATTCCTCACTGTCAATTTGTGCTTGAGCACCGATCGACGCAGGAGGAAGCCGGATTTAACCGGCAAGCATGGTGTCGTATGCCCGTGATTGTCAGTGGACCAGCGTCACAAGCATTTACCCACAGTATAACGGTCGGCACGCAACTCACCGTGCAAGGGTTTATTAGCTGCCATCAAGGGCGCAATGGCCTGAGCAAAATTGTGTTACATGCCGAGCAGATTGAATTGATAGATTCTGGAGACTAGCCAAATGGCACGTTATTTCCGTCGTCGCAAGTTCTGCCGTTTCACCGCGGAAGGCGTTATCGAGATCGATTATAAAGACATCGCTACGCTGAAAAACTACATCACTGAAAGCGGCAAGATCGTTCCTAGCCGTATCACTGGTACTCGTGCAAAATACCAGCGTCAGCTGGCTCGCGCTATCAAGCGTGCGCGTTACTTGTCTTTGTTGCCGTACACTGATCGTCATCAGTAATCGGTCACTGTCCATTAACGAGACTTTGAGAGGATAAGGTAATGCAAGTTATTCTGCTTGATAAAGTAGCAAACCTGGGCAGCCTGGGTGATCAGGTAAACGTTAAAGCAGGTTACGCTCGTAACTTCCTGGTTCCGCAGGGCAAAGCCGTGCCGGCAACCAAGAAAAACGTTGAGTTCTTCGAAGCGCGCCGTGCTGAACTGGAAGCCAAACTGGCTGAAGTTCTGGCCGCTGCTGAAGCCCGCGCCGCCAAGATCACTGAACTGGCAACCATTACTATCGCGTCTAAAGCAGGCGACGAAGGTAAACTGTTCGGTTCTATCGGCACCCGTGATATCGCTGATGCGGTAACCGCGGCTGGTGTTGAAGTTGCTAAGAGCGAAGTTCGTTTACCGAACGGCGTTCTGCGTACTCTGGGCGATCACGAAGTGAGCTTCCAGGTACACAGCGATGTGTTCGCTACGCTGAATGTAGTTGTCGTTGCCGAAGCGTAATTAACGCTTTTGTTGACGAGTGAAACGCCGGCCTTGCGCCGGCGTTTTGCATTTCCGCCCCTTTCATTTTGAAATCCGGGGGCACTTTGAAATTTACGGGGTAGGGATCGCCGTCGATGGTTAACGGGAGCGGGTAAATCCGCCGTCCGCATTGCGGGTGAATCTGACCATCTGATTGCCGGTGGTTTCTATTTCCAGTTCCGCCACTGCGCCTTGCGCGTTCAACTGCAATTTCACTTCCTGACCGGCTCGCAGATTGCTGAGCGGTTTATCCTCTCCTTCCACCTGCGCCATGGCGAAAACGTCAGCCACCGGCAGATTGTTATCGCGAAATAGCTGCGCCAGCGTCTGACCGGAACTAATTTGATAGTTGCGCCAGGCGGTTTCCGTATGTTGCGGCGCGGGCTCGATCGGCGGAGGAGCAGGCCGGGCGGCCGGCGTTTGCGTTGCCGGCGGCCGGTTCTCGACAATTTCCGCCTGCATCGGCGCGGCTGGTTCAACCGTAACCGGCGTCGGTTGCGGGGAGGGGGCGGGAGGCGGGCTGTAAGGCCACAGCAGCGCGACCAGCACGATACCGGCTGCCACCAACATCCAACGGCGATGGAAGAGAGGAAGCGGCTCCATCCAACGGTAGCTATCGGGCAGATGCCAGATCTTCTTTAACGCGGCTTTAATCCGCTGACTGGATGATGATTGCAATGGGTTATTCTCCTCCCCAGCTTTGAATTTTAAGTATATACCCTTCATCTTCCAAGTTGCAGGTCTGTTGACTTCCTGCATTCTTAAATCTGACGGGTATTGATTTTCCAACCGCAATGACAGCGTTTATTCGCGCATAAAAGCGACATATTCGGACACAGGATTTTACCCTAATCTCTGGCGCTGTTATGCTGCGCTTTCGGTTTTTTACAGTTTAAAAGGAACATCCATGACAACCCCTTCTTATGATAGCGTCGAAGCGCAGGCAAGTTACGGCATCGGCTTACAGGTAGGTCAACAACTACAGGAATCCGGCCTTGCAGGGTTGATCCCTGAAGCGCTGGTGGCCGGTTTGCGCGATGCGTTGGAAGGTCACGCGCCAGTGGTTCCCGTGGATGTGGTTCACCGGGCCTTACGTGAAGTTCACGAACGCGCGAGCGCCGTACGCCGTGAACGTCAGCAGGCGCTGGCGGTTGAAGGACAACAATTTCTGGCTGAAAACGCGCAGAAAGACGGCGTGAGCAGCACCGAGTCCGGCCTGCAGTTTCGCGTATTGACGCAGGGCGAAGGCGAAATCCCTTCGCGTCAGGATCGGGTGCGTGTTCATTATACCGGCCGACTGATTGACGGCAGCGTATTCGATAGTTCGGTCGAGCGCGGTCAGCCCGCCGAATTCCCGGTCAGCGGCGTGATCCCCGGCTGGATTGAAGCCTTAACGCTGATGCCGGTCGGCTCCAAGTGGGAACTGTATATCCCCCATGAGCTGGCCTATGGCGAGCGTGGCGCGGGCGCATCTATTCCGCCGTTCAGCGCCTTGATTTTTGAAGTCGAGCTGCTGGAAATTCTGTAAAAAGGTTACGGAACTCGATGCGTTTGATGACAAACTGATCGAGTTCCGATCGGGGTACGCGGCGTAAAGCATCGCAGGCGTTACCCCATCGCCGCGCCCCTTGCCAAAAATCTAATATCGTCTGCCGCCGGCAACGCTCGTAACGCGTCTCATCCGATTGAAAACTAATCCTTATCAAGCAGCAGCGGCCGGTAATGATGAACCTGACGCATCGTCACCAGATCCTTGCGCCTGACCGGGTTGGTCGGCACCGGACTGCCCGCTAATGACGTGGTGTCGATGGTTAGGGTCGTGAAGCCCGGCTCCTGCCACAGCACCTGTTCATGCCGGGGAAAGGTGAAGGTTTCCGGCCCGAATATTCCGCTGTATCCGCCGCGCTGACCGTGCGGCTCCACGCTGTTGGCGAAGGCCAGATACAGGTTGTTTTCACCGGCGCGGGTGCGCAGCAAATGCCAGTGCAGGGGATCGGTCCCCACCGGGATCGGGTAGTTTTGCGGAACCTGGCTGCCGGCGT
This window encodes:
- the rlmB gene encoding 23S rRNA (guanosine(2251)-2'-O)-methyltransferase RlmB; translation: MSEIIYGIHAVKALLERDPQRFLEVFILKGRDDRRLHPLITELESAGIAIQMANRQWLDGKVEGAVHQGIVAIVKEGRQYQENDLPVLLDGLEQPFLLVLDGITDPHNLGACLRSADAAGVNAVIVPRDRSAQLNATAKKVACGAAENVPLIRVTNLARTLRLLQEHQVWIVGTAGEADHTLYQSKLTGPLALVMGAEGEGMRRLTREHCDELISIPMAGSVSSLNVSVATGICLFEAVRQRS
- a CDS encoding DUF350 domain-containing protein — encoded protein: MTMVNALLAFASYFFIGFVMVLAFLFIYTRVTPHDEWTLIKANNSAAAVGFAGALIGYVIPLASAAVNSVSLLDYITWGIVALAIQLLIYGAVRLYLPGLSRHIQNNEVASGVFLCTASLGGGILNAACMSY
- the bsmA gene encoding biofilm peroxide resistance protein BsmA gives rise to the protein MLKAFLTAMVSFVLCACSVVQGTPVPPPPPTERAQLINYAQTSTLTKIGTASVTVNGSPDDADRAIQRQADEKGARYYTIVMKTEKRKFPGVWISRAVLYR
- the yjfP gene encoding esterase, which codes for MVEISLDTVNGIDVLHAVPGGKKDLPLPTIFFFHGYLSSKEVYSYFGYALAAAGFRVILPDAAMHGARFDGDEARRLSRFWQVLQSNIDELPDYVEDCRRRGWIADRRIGVCGASLGGMSALGCMARYPWISAVAAFMGSGYFSTLSHSLYPPLPAHHADADMVRRQLSETLAEYDASSRLASLADRPLLLWHGDADEVVPAEESARLYRELKRRKLDGNLTYLTEAGVTHRITPTALRAGGDFFSRYLPAPNW
- the rpsF gene encoding 30S ribosomal protein S6; protein product: MRHYEIVFMVHPDQSEQVPGMIERYTGAITGAEGTIHRLEDWGRRQLAYPINKLHKAHYVLMNVEAPQEVIDELETNFRFNDAVIRSMIMRVKHAVTEASPMVKAKDERRERREDFAESNDDANSGDSEE
- the priB gene encoding primosomal replication protein N; amino-acid sequence: MVTTNRLALSGTVCKTPIRKVSPSGIPHCQFVLEHRSTQEEAGFNRQAWCRMPVIVSGPASQAFTHSITVGTQLTVQGFISCHQGRNGLSKIVLHAEQIELIDSGD
- the rpsR gene encoding 30S ribosomal protein S18 — translated: MARYFRRRKFCRFTAEGVIEIDYKDIATLKNYITESGKIVPSRITGTRAKYQRQLARAIKRARYLSLLPYTDRHQ
- the rplI gene encoding 50S ribosomal protein L9, which translates into the protein MQVILLDKVANLGSLGDQVNVKAGYARNFLVPQGKAVPATKKNVEFFEARRAELEAKLAEVLAAAEARAAKITELATITIASKAGDEGKLFGSIGTRDIADAVTAAGVEVAKSEVRLPNGVLRTLGDHEVSFQVHSDVFATLNVVVVAEA
- a CDS encoding OapA family protein, producing the protein MQSSSSQRIKAALKKIWHLPDSYRWMEPLPLFHRRWMLVAAGIVLVALLWPYSPPPAPSPQPTPVTVEPAAPMQAEIVENRPPATQTPAARPAPPPIEPAPQHTETAWRNYQISSGQTLAQLFRDNNLPVADVFAMAQVEGEDKPLSNLRAGQEVKLQLNAQGAVAELEIETTGNQMVRFTRNADGGFTRSR
- the fklB gene encoding peptidylprolyl isomerase gives rise to the protein MTTPSYDSVEAQASYGIGLQVGQQLQESGLAGLIPEALVAGLRDALEGHAPVVPVDVVHRALREVHERASAVRRERQQALAVEGQQFLAENAQKDGVSSTESGLQFRVLTQGEGEIPSRQDRVRVHYTGRLIDGSVFDSSVERGQPAEFPVSGVIPGWIEALTLMPVGSKWELYIPHELAYGERGAGASIPPFSALIFEVELLEIL